In a single window of the Anaerotruncus rubiinfantis genome:
- a CDS encoding RrF2 family transcriptional regulator, with product MKISTKGRYALRLMIDLAQHDAGEYISLKEISGRQEISVKYLEQIVILLAKAGFLRSVRGPQGGYKLAKPPQEYKVGDILRLTEGSLAPVACLEHEPNECARYGECPTIAFWQGLAKVVNNYVDGITLQDLVPSSQDNYMI from the coding sequence ATGAAGATTTCAACAAAAGGACGCTACGCACTGCGGCTGATGATCGATCTTGCCCAGCATGATGCGGGGGAATATATTTCTTTGAAAGAAATTTCCGGCCGGCAGGAGATTTCGGTCAAATATTTGGAGCAGATTGTAATTCTGCTGGCAAAGGCCGGTTTTTTACGCAGTGTGCGCGGACCGCAGGGTGGATATAAGCTGGCTAAGCCGCCGCAGGAATACAAAGTGGGGGATATCCTGCGTCTCACGGAAGGAAGTCTTGCGCCGGTCGCCTGCCTGGAACATGAACCGAATGAATGCGCGCGCTATGGAGAATGCCCGACGATAGCGTTTTGGCAGGGGCTTGCGAAGGTTGTTAACAATTATGTGGACGGCATTACCCTGCAGGATCTCGTACCGAGCAGCCAGGATAACTATATGATCTGA
- the cysK gene encoding cysteine synthase A, with amino-acid sequence MSRIYHSATELIGGTPLLELANYEKTNGLKATILAKLEYFNPAGSVKDRIAKAMIDDAEQKGFLKPGSVIIEPTSGNTGIGLASVAAARGYRVILTMPETMSVERRNLLKAYGAELILTDGALGMKGAIAKARELAEETEGGFLPGQFENMANPAVHRATTGPEIWNDTDGKVDFFVAGVGTGGTVTGVGSYLKGKNPNIRVVAVEPAGSPLLSEGKAGPHKIQGIGAGFVPDVLDTGIYDEVIRVTDDQAFETGRAIARREGVLVGISSGAAVYAAAELAKRPENAGKVIVALLPDTGDRYLSTPLFSE; translated from the coding sequence ATGTCCAGAATCTATCACAGCGCAACAGAACTGATCGGCGGTACACCGCTGCTGGAACTTGCGAATTATGAAAAAACAAACGGCTTGAAAGCCACGATCCTCGCAAAGCTGGAATATTTCAATCCCGCTGGGAGCGTCAAGGACCGTATTGCAAAGGCAATGATCGATGACGCGGAGCAAAAAGGGTTTTTGAAGCCCGGCTCGGTGATCATCGAACCGACTTCCGGGAATACCGGCATCGGGCTTGCGTCGGTGGCTGCGGCGCGTGGATATCGGGTGATCCTCACCATGCCGGAGACGATGAGCGTCGAACGGCGCAATCTGCTGAAAGCGTATGGTGCCGAATTGATCCTTACCGACGGCGCGCTTGGCATGAAGGGCGCGATTGCGAAGGCGCGGGAGCTTGCTGAGGAAACCGAAGGCGGCTTTCTTCCAGGGCAGTTTGAAAACATGGCAAACCCGGCGGTGCATCGGGCAACCACTGGGCCGGAGATTTGGAACGACACCGACGGGAAGGTGGATTTCTTTGTTGCGGGCGTTGGCACCGGCGGAACGGTCACAGGAGTCGGCAGCTATTTGAAAGGAAAAAATCCCAACATCCGGGTGGTCGCGGTTGAGCCGGCCGGTTCGCCGCTTCTCTCGGAAGGCAAGGCCGGGCCGCACAAGATCCAGGGTATCGGCGCGGGTTTTGTCCCGGACGTGCTCGATACCGGGATTTACGACGAGGTCATCCGCGTGACCGACGATCAGGCGTTTGAGACTGGCCGGGCAATCGCGCGGAGGGAGGGCGTGCTGGTTGGCATCTCCTCCGGCGCGGCGGTTTATGCGGCGGCCGAGCTTGCAAAACGGCCTGAAAATGCCGGAAAGGTGATCGTGGCGCTTCTGCCAGACACTGGGGACAGATATCTCTCCACGCCGCTTTTTTCCGAATAA